Sequence from the Cucurbita pepo subsp. pepo cultivar mu-cu-16 unplaced genomic scaffold, ASM280686v2 Cp4.1_scaffold000587, whole genome shotgun sequence genome:
agggtAGACTATTAGGGGCAAGAAGCAAGCTTAATCGAGTACCCAATCGAGAGATacaagttttttgttttggggtATCGTGTTCATGGGTTTACCTCGAATTCGAGAACTATAGTCCACTATTCATTTCCAAACTTGTTCTTGCACCTTCTAAATAAGTTTACCCATAAGTTTGGTGAAGGAAAGAGGTCCTCAAAGTGCTAGTAGGTTTTCACACGAATTAGTTCACGTTAGGTTACCCTCTAATGTTTTCCTAAGCTAAAACCTCAACTTCTAAAGCCTAACCCATGACATTATGTATAAACCTAGGTTCATCAATAATCCATGTACCAAGTACCTAGATCTATGTGAATAACATGCTGAATAAGTTGCTAGGATCCATACCCAGAAGTATCCATTATCTGCATTACGATGTGTACCATTATCTGCATTAcgagtttttcttatttgcattttaaaattatgtatttctatttctagaattgaaacaaaaacatatggataaatttcaaatattgagGCGCATAAAAGATATGGACCAGcaactaaaaatgatagatCCACTACAAGgaatttggtctagtggtatgattctcgcttcgGGTGCGAGAGGTCTCGAGTTTGATTCTCAAAATGCTCCcaacaattatataaaattgaagcatgcaatataataagatttgaaataggttttttttaaaccttgaACCAAGAGATggatatttgaaaaaaaaaaaaaaaggaagctatatttaattataatttacaaGTGTCTTTATAACATGTTAATTGAAGAGAGCAACCAACAAGAATAAACACACAAAGGAAATTTGTGTATGTATGATTCTCTTCAAATCTTGGAAACTATGAGGATTCCTCTCCTTTCTTGACATAAAGACTTACTTTTTCGGGACTTGGACCATAAACAGTCATCTACTCTTACTCCTACTCCCTTCTCTAAGAATCAACATAGCATAATCATTCCATGAAGGCCGAGGTAGTCTTATAAAAGAAGATGAGGCTACCACTTTCAAATCATTCCATGAGGACTTGAGAAAGTTTTGTAAAAGAAGATGAGGGTACCACTTTCTATTGCAGAATTTCTATGTGAATAGAGAATGAACCATATTCTTGGGAGACAAGATAGAGCCTCGAGCCTAACTTCAAAGGCATTACACAAATTGTtctatgatattttttctAGGAACTCTTTGTTATGTTGTCCGCTGAAGGTTTCAGGAGAGGGACACAGATTCTCTATTGCACTGATCTCCCAATAGAAGTTTTACCTAGGTCATCTATCGTCACAACCCTTTTAAGGAAGATGCGCCCAAATAACCAGTGAACAATAACAtttaaagaagtttcagagagcGAGAAGAGGATTGTGATAGAAGTTGCCCTAGGTAAAACTTCTTTAAATGTCTTAGCCAATCATGACCTCATAATGAGGAGTCTCTTGGACAACAATAACATATGGACAACAAATTTCTTAGCCAATTGTGACGGTCATGATTGCTCAAGGCGTGTCGCCCAAATAATCGGTAAACAATAACATTGCACAAATAACCGCCTTGGACAACAAATCGTTTACAAGAATGGCTGAGACATGCAACATGCAACCAcaggcaacacgccttgggcAATCATGACTATGACATCTGCCCCCACACAATTTATTGGATGAGGCTGACTTTAGGTCTCTCGATGCGCTTCCAGCTGATCTCATAATGAGGAGTCTCTTCCAACCTACTAGGTGCTGTTGAAATCACTTCTCGGTTTGTTGAGTCTTCATGTCTTCTCTGTTCGTGTCTTTCCTACTTTCTTCGCTTgaaacttttttcttatttgtatgACGTCATACCACCTGCTTCTGCTTGATGTCTTTTGGGTCGAAATAATAACGTTTCAAGTTACTAACGTGGACAACAAGGTTAGTCCGCATCCATAAGAGCAATTGGATTCTATATGATGTCTTCATAATCTTATGGATAACTTTAACTAGTCCATAGTATTTTCACACcagtttttggttcttgttgctTTGAACTCGAAGTTTATCTGAACTTAACTTATATgaactctttattttttcttgaaattattgtGGTTGACGCTTCCGACTGACCCTTCTCTTCATCCGTCTAGATGATATTTCTGTGTGAACAGGTGTTGCTTCAGTTGTTTGTTTCTGTCTCCCTTCTTCAGTATCTAACCTTGTTTTTGTCTCTTCTGGTGGGGATAAATCCATTATCTGACCTTGTTTTGCGTCGTGGTGTTCATGTAGTGGCAACAAGGTTTCTATTGAGGTTGGCTCACTCGAGCTCCCCTTTTTAATTACAACAGTAGCAGCAAGCGTAGATTCATCATGGCTATGATTCTTTCTCAACTGTAGTATCAACATCATTTTCAACCCTCTTGGTTGATGGATGTTTTTCTGATGATCATCGGGTTAGACTCCATTACTACTAGACATTTTGCTAGGGGCATGTAAATGACTTTGTGTTTCAGCAGGACGTTCATTCCTGATACGACGTCGAAGTCATCCATTTCAACTATCACTAAACAATTTGCCTAGTCCAAGGCTCCAGCTTGATTAGAGTTCTCATTGTGACTCCTAAGACAGGTAAAGCTTCCAATTTGACGGCGTTCATCTTTCCTGTAGCTTGATGCCAAAGGATGTTAAAATATTTGCATCTGTCTCCATCATGAGTTGTGGGTGGCTCTAGAGTTGACAATGGTGTTCCTTACTACTTTGTGCTTTACCCAAACCTCGacatacataatatatatatattcatttaacTATAACACATATGGTCCATGAAAGAATTGTAACTCTTATgctcattaatattataatggcTACTACCTAAATTATAACCTAAAGTTGATAATTGATGTCCAATTAGCCAACCCTAAATTTGTAATCATTGTGGAGTGATTGAAATTACAATGGAAGTAGTTTAAACTCCTAGTACCTTAAAGGAAGTTGGTCTCTTCTAATAAAACACGAAGTTctctttaatatcattaatacaATTATGCTAGACATGAAACTACAACTGCGTTCAATTTAACTCCATTTTATTGTCATCTTGAATGACGTGTGAATATATATTCTTGATTTACCTTGATATTTCATAGTAGTTAAGCTTTTTGCAAAATCACAATCAGACAACAACAAAGATGAACTTTGGtctgtttattattttaaagaaaatttttctCTCCATCTTATTCCTAATAACTCTGCAACTAAATTCATATTATGctaagaaacaaattttttactcGCAAGAAGTAAAATATGCAactttaactaaaatttcatctaaacaaattttattgcCATACAACATAGATGACAATTATAGCCTTCAAACAAAAACTAGAGTAGTTGTGGTGAACGGGATAGAAACTCTAGTGTTCATCCATAATATACAACCACTACCTAAATTATgacctaaaaatttgaaaacataagtTGTAGatgaaaattacataaaacaaTCCCCTAAATCAAAGAACTCGTGTCTAATTAGTAAACCCTAAAGATAGTAGCTAACATAGAGTAATTGAAGCTCCACATGAAGTAATTTAAAGTTTGAGTTACTTAACTAAAGTTTATCTCGTCTTTAGTGAAGCATGAGTTGCACTTAAgttcatgaaatatttatagacTCCAACTCTTAGTACTATTAATgcaattatatttcatatgaGTTTGTCATAAATCAAACTATGGTACATTCAAtacaacttcattttcttgtcATACGAagcaaaatagaagaattaaATCTAACAAACTGATGAACTGAGCCGAataaatccaacccaacccaaactgaTTAGTTTGATTCATTTGTTGGGTTGTAGTTTATTTGATAACACTGGCAGATTAGAACAATTCCATATTACAAGCCTTACTTACAAGTAAAATACTAGACcatcaactttttgttttataatccAACAACCgctcaagaaaatagatttcaaacttgagagaaaaaaatatattgaatagGAGTTAAAAATGTTGCATTTCTTTTAgaaagggcatttggtctagttgTATGATTCTTGCTTAGGGTGCGAGTCGTCCTGAGTTCAATTCTCATCAATTAATGataattctcttttttaatatcatttacttGTGTACTCCACGATATATGTCTCAACCTAgtatattatcatttaataataatgcTCTTAATATCATTTACTTGTGTAATATATGTCCCAAATGAAACTATCAAACTAAaacttagaaaataaaaaataagaactccaaaataacttctattcttttttcttctatctCTACCGTAATTAActtctagaaaataaaaataacttctattcttctttcttctctctatagtaattctattattttttttcttatctctatagtaattctattattttttctcctctctagagtaattaacttctattctttaattaacttctattctttaaataacttctattcttttttcttctctcttcaacAGTAATTATCGCAAACCCTATGTAAAGAATTTAACAGCGGTCTAGATTTAAAAGATctaaaagatataataataattgctcatggatttcattaacaaagaaaataaatgaaataatgatgataCATTCCATAAACAACTTAATATATAGTCATTAATAAGGGCAtctggtctagtggtatgattcttgctttgGGTGCAAGAGGTCTCCAGTTCGATTCTCAAAATGCccctccaaaagaaaaaaagtacaattttgaaagaaaaaaaaaacaaaaacacaaaatagtTATCAATAAGAATTATAAATCTACTATAAAGGCATTTNAAAATGCCCCTTCGAAAGAAAGcacaattttgaaagaaaaaaaaaacaaaaaaacaaaatagttatcCATAAGAATTATAAATCTACTATAAAGGCATTTGGTCTAAGTGGTATGATTATCGTTTTGGGTGTGAGAGGTCTCAAGTTCGATTCTCAAAATGCCCCCAACAANCTACTATAAAGGCATTTGGTATAAGTGGTATGATTATCGTTTTGGGTGTGAGAGGTCTCAAGTTCGATTCTCAAAATGCCCccaacaatattatatcaaaatgaattatgcaagataatatgatttaaaatgtgGTTTTTAAACATTGAACCAAGAAATGAGAATACAGAATGAAATATATTCTTGGAAGGGCCGGACTTCAAAAAGAATTACAGAAAGGGCCGGACTTCAAAAAGAATTACAGAAAGGGCCGGACTTcaaaaagaattatagaaaGGGACTTCAAAAAGAATTACAGAAATTGTTCTTGACTTCAAAAAGAGCATTATATTCTTGGAAGGGCCGGACTTCAAAAAGAATTACAGAAATTGTTCTGGACTTCAAAAAAAGCATTATATTCTTGGAAGGGCCGGACTTCAAAAAGAATTACAGAAATTGTTCTGGACTTCAAAAAGAGCATTATANNNNNNNNNNNNNNNNNNNNNNNNNNNNNNNNNNNNNNNNNNNNNNNNNNNNNNNNNNNNNNNNNNNNNNNNNNNNNNNNNNNNNNNNNNNNNNNNNNNNNNNNNNNNNNNNNNNNNNNNNNNNNNNNNNNNNNNNNNNNNNNNNNNNNNNNNNNNNNNNNNNNNNNNNNNNNNNNNNNNNNNNNNNNNNNNNNNNNNNNNNNNNNNNNNNNNNNNNNNNNNNNNNNNNNNNNNNNNNNNNNNNNNNNNNNNNNNNNNNNNNNNNNNNNNNNNNNNNNNNNNNNNNNNNNNNNNNNNNNNNNNNNNNNNNNNNNNNNNNNNNNNNNNNNNNNNNNNNNNNNNNNNNNNNNNNNNNNNNNNNNNNNNNNNNNNNNNNNNNNNNNNNNNNNNNNNNNNNNNNNNNNNNNNNNNNNNNNNNNNNNNNNNNNNNNNNNNNNNNNNNNNNNNNNNNNNNNNNNNNNNNNNNNNNNNNNNNNNNNNNNNNNNNNNNNNNNNNNNNNNNNNNNNNNNNNNNNNNNNNNNNNNNNNNNNNNNNNNNNNNNNNNNNNNNNNNNNNNNNNNNNNNNNNNNNNNNNNNNNNNNNNNNNNNNNNNNNNNNNNNNNNNNNNNNNNNNNNNNNNNNNNNNNNNNNNNNNNNNNNNNNNNNNNNNNNNNNNNNNNNNNNNNNNNNNNNNNNNNNNNNNNNNNNNNNNNNNNNNNNNNNNNNNNNNNNNNNNNNNNNNNNNNNNNNNNNNNNNNNNNNNNNNNNNNNNNNNNNNNNNNNNNNNNNNNNNNNNNNNNNNNNNNNNNNNNNNNNNNNNNNNNNNNNNNNNNNNNNNNNNNNNNNNNNNNNNNNNNNNNNNNNNNNNNNNNNNNNNNNNNNNNNNNNNNNNNNNNNNNNNNNNNNNNNNNNNNNNNNNNNNNNNNNNNNNNNNNNNNNNNNNNNNNNNNNNNNNNNNNNNNNNNNNNNNNNNNNNNNNNNNNNNNNNNNNNNNNNNNNNNNNNNNNNNNNNNNNNNNNNNNNNNNNNNNNNNNNNNNNNNNNNNNNNNNNNNNNNNNNNNNNNNNNNNNNNNNNNNNNNNNNNNNNNNNNNNNNNNNNNNNNNNNNNNNNNNNNNNNNNNNNNNNNNNNNNNNNNNNNNNNNNNNNNNNNNNNNNNNNNNNNNNNNNNNNNNNNNNNNNNNNNNNNNNNNNNNNNNNNNNNNNNNNNNNNNNNNNNNNNNNNNNNNNNNNNNNNNNNNNNNNNNNNNNNNNNNNNNNNNNNNNNNNNNNNNNNNNNNNNNNNNNNNNNNNNNNNNNNNNNNNNNNNNNNNNNNNNNNNNNNNNNNNNNNNNNNNNNNNNNNNNNNNNNNNNNNNNNNNNNNNNNNNNNNNNNNNNNNNNNNNNNNNNNNNNNNNNNNNNNNNNNNNNNNNNNNNNNNNNNNNNNNNNNNNNNNNNNNNNNNNNNNNNNNNNNNNNNNNNNNNNNNNNNNNNNNNNNNNNNNNNNNNNNNNNNNNNNNNNNNNNNNNNNNNNNNNNNNNNNNNNNNNNNNNNNNNNNNNNNNNNNNNNNNNNNNNNNNNNNNNNNNNNNNNNNNNNNNNNNNNNNNNNNNNNNNNNNNNNNNNNNNNNNNTACagtaattctattcttttttcttctatctCTACCGTAATTAActtctagaaaataaaaataacttctattcttttttcttctctctatagtaattctattattttttttcttctctctatagtaattctattatttcttcttctctatagagtaattaacttctattctttaattaacttctattctttaattaacttctattctttaaataacttctattcttttttcttctctctacagTAATTACCGCAAACCctatgtaaataatttaacagCGGTCTAGATCTAAAAGATctaaaagatataataataattgctcatggatttcattaacaaagaaaataaatgaaataatgatgataCATTCCATAAACAACTTAATATATAGTTATTAATAAGGGCAtctggtctagtggtatgattcttgctttgGGTGCAAGAGGTCTTGAGTTCGATTCTCAAAATGCCCCTTCGAAAGAAAGcacaattttgaaagaaaaaaaaaacaaaaaaacaaaatagttatcCATAAGAATTATAAATCTACTATAAAGGCATTTGGTCTAAGTGGTATGATTATCGTTTTGGGTGTGAGAGGTCTCAAGTTCGATTCTCAAAATGCCCCcaacaaaattatatcaaaatgaattatgcaagataatatgatttaaaatgtgGTTTTTAAACATTGAACCAAGAAGATGAGAATACAGAATGAAATATATTCTTGGAAAACATTGAACCAACCAAGAAGGATATATTCCAACATTGAACCAACCTATTCTTGGAAAACATTGAACCAAGAAGGATATATTCTTGGAAAACATTGAACCAAGCAGATGAGAATACAGAATGAAACATTGATCTTGGAAAACATTGAACCAACCAAGAAGGATATATTCCAACATTGAACCAACCTATTCTTGGAAAACATTGAACCAAGAAGGATATATTCTTGGAAAACATTGAACCAAGAAGGATATATTCTTGGAAAACATTGAACCAAGCAAGAAGGATATATTCTTGGAAAACATTGAACCAAAAGGAAGATGAGAATACAGAATGAAATATATTCTTGGAAAACATTGAACGGAAAACATTGAACCAAGACGAAGATGAGAATACAGAATGAAATATATTCTTGGAAAACATTGAACGGAAAACAAACATTGAACGGAAAACATTGAACCAAGAAGGAAGATGAGAATACAGAATGAAATATATTCTTGGAAAACATTGAACGGAAAACATTGAACCAAGAAGGAAAACATTGAACCAAAAGGAAGATGAGAATACAGAATGAAATATATTCTTGGAAAACATTGAACGGAAAACATTGAACCAAGACGAAGATGAGAATACAGAATGAAATATATTCTTGGAAAACATTGAACGGAAAACAAACATTGAACGGAAAACATTGAACCAAGAAGGAAGATGAGAATACAGAATGAAATATATTCTTGGAAAACATTGAACGGAAAACATTGAACCAAGAAGGAAGATGAGAATACAGAATGAAATATATTCTTGGAAAACATTGAACGGAAAACATTGAACCAAGAAGGAAGATGAGAATACAGAATGAAATATATTCTTGGAAAACATTGAACGGAAAACATTGAACCAAGAAGGAAGATGAGAATACAGAATGAAATATATTCTTGGAAAACATTGAACGGAAAACAAACATTGAACGGAAAACATTGAACCAAGAAGGAAGATGAGAATACAGAATGAAATATATTCTTGGAAAACATTGAACGGAAAACATTGAACCAAGAAGGAAGATGAGAATACAGAATGAAATATATTCTTGGAAAACATTGAACGGAAAACAAACATTGAACGGAAAACATTGAACCAAGAAGGAAGATGAGAATACAGAATGAAATATATTCTTGGAAAACATTGAACGGAAAACATTGAACCAAGAAGGAAGATGAGAATACAGAATGAAATATATTCTTGGAAAACATTGAACGGAAAACAAACATTGAACGGAAAACATTGAACCAAGAAGGAAGATGAGAATACAGAATGAAATATATTCTTGGAAAACATTGAACGGAAAACATTGAACCAAGAAGGAAAACATTGAACCAAAAGGAAGATGAGAAT
This genomic interval carries:
- the LOC111785577 gene encoding uncharacterized protein LOC111785577 isoform X7 translates to MFSVQCMFSVQCFPRIYFILYSHLPSWFNVFRSMFVFRSMFSKNIFHSVFSSSSWFNVFRSMFSKNIFHSVFSSSFWFNVFLLGSMFSVQCFPRIYFILYSHLPSWFNVFRSMFVFRSMFSKNIFHSVFSSSFLVQCFPFNVFQEYISFCILIFLLGSMFSVQCLFSVQCFPRIYFILYSHLPSWFNVFRSMFSKNIFHSVFSSSFLVQCFPFNVCFPFNVFQEYISFCILIFLLGSMFSVQCFPRIYFILYSHLPSWFNVFRSMFSKNIFHSVFSSSFLVQCFPFNVFQEYISFCILIFLLGSMFSVQCLFSNIFHSVFSSSFWFNVFLLGSMFSVQCFPRIYFILYSHLPSWFNVFRSMFVFRSMFSKNIFHSVFSSSSWFNVFRSMFSKNIFHSVFSSSFWFNVFQEYILLAWFNVFQEYILLGSMFSKNISFLVQCFPRIGWFNVGIYPSWLVQCFPRSMFHSVFSSAWFNVFQEYILLGSMFSKNRLVQCWNISFLVGSMFSKNIFHSVFSSSWFNV
- the LOC111785577 gene encoding uncharacterized protein LOC111785577 isoform X1; amino-acid sequence: MFVFQYISFCILIFLLVQCFPSWFNVFRSMFSKNIFHSVFSSSFLVQCFPFNVCFPFNVFQEYISFCILIFLLGSMFSVQCFPRIYFILYSHLPSWFNVFRSMFVFRSMFSKNIFHSVFSSSFLVQCFPFNVFQEYISFCILIFLLGSMFSVQCLFSVQCFPRIYFILYSHLPSWFNVFRSMFSKNIFHSVFSSSFLVQCFPFNVFQEYISFCILIFLLGSMFSVQCFPRIYFILYSHLPSWFNVFRSMFVFRSMFSKNIFHSVFSSSSWFNVFRSMFSKNIFHSVFSSSFWFNVFLLGSMFSVQCFPRIYFILYSHLPSWFNVFRSMFVFRSMFSKNIFHSVFSSSSWFNVFRSMFSKNIFHSVFSSSFWFNVFQEYILLAWFNVFQEYILLGSMFSKNISFLVQCFPRIGWFNVGIYPSWLVQCFPRSMFHSVFSSAWFNVFQEYILLGSMFSKNRLVQCWNISFLVGSMFSKNIFHSVFSSSWFNV
- the LOC111785577 gene encoding uncharacterized protein LOC111785577 isoform X6; amino-acid sequence: MYVFRSMFSKNIFHSVFSSSFLVQCFPFNVCFPFNVFQEYISFCILIFVLVQCFPFNVFQEYISFCILIFLLVQCFPSWFNVFRSMFSKNIFHSVFSSSFLVQCFPFNVCFPFNVFQEYISFCILIFLLGSMFSVQCFPRIYFILYSHLPSWFNVFRSMFVFRSMFSKNIFHSVFSSSFLVQCFPFNVFQEYISFCILIFLLGSMFSVQCLFSVQCFPRIYFILYSHLPSWFNVFRSMFSKNIFHSVFSSSFLVQCFPFNVFQEYISFCILIFLLGSMFSVQCFPRIYFILYSHLPSWFNVFRSMFVFRSMFSKNIFHSVFSSSSWFNVFRSMFSKNIFHSVFSSSFWFNVFLLGSMFSVQCFPRIYFILYSHLPSWFNVFRSMFVFRSMFSKNIFHSVFSSSSWFNVFRSMFSKNIFHSVFSSSFWFNVFQEYILLAWFNVFQEYILLGSMFSKNISFLVQCFPRIGWFNVGIYPSWLVQCFPRSMFHSVFSSAWFNVFQEYILLGSMFSKNRLVQCWNISFLVGSMFSKNIFHSVFSSSWFNV
- the LOC111785577 gene encoding uncharacterized protein LOC111785577 isoform X4, whose protein sequence is MFSVQCLFSNIFHSVFSSSFWFNVFLLGSMFSVQCFPRIYFILYSHLPSWFNVFRSMFVFRSMFSKNIFHSVFSSSFLVQCFPFNVFQEYISFCILIFLLGSMFSVQCLFSVQCFPRIYFILYSHLPSWFNVFRSMFSKNIFHSVFSSSFLVQCFPFNVCFPFNVFQEYISFCILIFLLGSMFSVQCFPRIYFILYSHLPSWFNVFRSMFSKNIFHSVFSSSFLVQCFPFNVFQEYISFCILIFLLGSMFSVQCLFSVQCFPRIYFILYSHLRLGSMFSVQCFPRIYFILYSHLPFGSMFSFLVQCFPFNVFQEYISFCILIFLLGSMFSVQCLFSNIFHSVFSSSFWFNVFQEYILLAWFNVFQEYILLGSMFSKNISFLVQCFPRIGWFNVGIYPSWLVQCFPRSMFHSVFSSAWFNVFQEYILLGSMFSKNRLVQCWNISFLVGSMFSKNIFHSVFSSSWFNV
- the LOC111785577 gene encoding uncharacterized protein LOC111785577 isoform X2; this translates as MYVFRSMFSKNIFHSVFSSSFLVQCFPFNVCFPFNVFQEYISFCILIFVLVQCFPFNVFQEYISFCILIFLLVQCFPSWFNVFRSMFSKNIFHSVFSSSFLVQCFPFNVCFPFNVFQEYISFCILIFLLGSMFSVQCFPRIYFILYSHLPSWFNVFRSMFVFRSMFSKNIFHSVFSSSFLVQCFPFNVFQEYISFCILIFLLGSMFSVQCLFSVQCFPRIYFILYSHLPSWFNVFRSMFSKNIFHSVFSSSFLVQCFPFNVFQEYISFCILIFLLGSMFSVQCFPRIYFILYSHLPSWFNVFRSMFVFRSMFSKNIFHSVFSSSSWFNVFRSMFSKNIFHSVFSSSFWFNVFLLGSMFSVQCFPRIYFILYSHLPSWFNVFRSMFVFQYISFCILIFLLVQCFPRIYPSCLVQCFPRIYPSWFNVFQEYILLGSMFSKNRLVQCWNISFLVGSMFSKINVSFCILICLVQCFPRIYPSWFNVFQE
- the LOC111785577 gene encoding uncharacterized protein LOC111785577 isoform X3, with product MYVFRSMFSKNIFHSVFSSSFLVQCFPFNVCFPFNVFQEYISFCILIFVLVQCFPFNVFQEYISFCILIFLLVQCFPSWFNVFRSMFSKNIFHSVFSSSFLVQCFPFNVCFPFNVFQEYISFCILIFLLGSMFSVQCFPRIYFILYSHLPSWFNVFRSMFVFRSMFSKNIFHSVFSSSFLVQCFPFNVFQEYISFCILIFLLGSMFSVQCLFSVQCFPRIYFILYSHLPSWFNVFRSMFSKNIFHSVFSSSFLVQCFPFNVFQEYISFCILIFLLGSMFSVQCFPRIYFILYSHLPSWFNVFRSMFVFRSMFSKNIFHSVFSSSSWFNVFRSMFSKNIFHSVFSSSFLVQCFPFNVCFPFNVFQEYISFCILIFVLVQCFPFNVFQEYISFCILIFLLVQCFPRIYPSCLVQCFPRIYPSWFNVFQEYILLGSMFSKNRLVQCWNISFLVGSMFSKINVSFCILICLVQCFPRIYPSWFNVFQE
- the LOC111785577 gene encoding uncharacterized protein LOC111785577 isoform X5 — protein: MFSKNIFHSVFSSSFLVQCFPFNVCFPFNVFQEYISFCILIFLLGSMFSVQCLFSVQCFPRIYFILYSHLRLGSMFSVQCFPRIYFILYSHLPFGSMFSFLVQCFPFNVFQEYISFCILIFLLGSMFSVQCLFSVQCFPRIYFILYSHLPSWFNVFRSMFSKNIFHSVFSSSFLVQCFPFNVCFPFNVFQEYISFCILIFLLGSMFSVQCFPRIYFILYSHLPSWFNVFRSMFVFRSMFSKNIFHSVFSSSFLVQCFPFNVFQEYISFCILIFLLGSMFSVQCFPRIYFILYSHLPSWFNVFRSMFSKNIFHSVFSSSFLVQCFPFNVCFPFNVFQEYISFCILIFVLVQCFPFNVFQEYISFCILIFLLVQCFPSWFNVFRSMFSKNIFHSVFSSSFLVQCFPFNVCFPIYFILYSHLPFGSMFSKNISFLLGSMFSKNISFLVQCFPRIYPSWFNVFQE
- the LOC111785577 gene encoding uncharacterized protein LOC111785577 isoform X8, whose amino-acid sequence is MFSKNIFHSVFSSSFLVQCFPFNVCFPFNVFQEYISFCILIFLLGSMFSVQCLFSVQCFPRIYFILYSHLRLGSMFSVQCFPRIYFILYSHLPFGSMFSFLVQCFPFNVFQEYISFCILIFLLGSMFSVQCLFSVQCFPRIYFILYSHLPSWFNVFRSMFSKNIFHSVFSSSFLVQCFPFNVCFPFNVFQEYISFCILIFLLGSMFSVQCFPRIYFILYSHLPSWFNVFRSMFVFRSMFSKNIFHSVFSSSFLVQCFPFNVFQEYISFCILIFLLGSMFSVQCFPRIYFILYSHLPSWFNVFRSMFSKNIFHSVFSSSFLVQCFPFNVCFPIYFILYSHLPFGSMFSFLVQCFPFNVFQEYISFCILIFLLGSMFSVQCLFSNIFHSVFSSSFWFNVFQEYILLAWFNVFQEYILLGSMFSKNISFLVQCFPRIGWFNVGIYPSWLVQCFPRSMFHSVFSSAWFNVFQEYILLGSMFSKNRLVQCWNISFLVGSMFSKNIFHSVFSSSWFNV